In a single window of the Rhinolophus ferrumequinum isolate MPI-CBG mRhiFer1 chromosome 21, mRhiFer1_v1.p, whole genome shotgun sequence genome:
- the RNFT1 gene encoding E3 ubiquitin-protein ligase RNFT1, producing MQANYSPLHSPPGAAGSEDASASQCVHTRLTESSCRHSGDVHIQINSIPKECAENPSSRNTRSGVHSCTHGCVHSRSRIHSHNEARQPDDTAMEYGDHNSSSFSEFRYLFKWLQKSLPYILILGVKLVMQHITGISVGIGLLTTFMYANKSIVNQVFLRERCSKIQCAWLLVFLAGSSVLLYYTFHSQSLYYSLIFLNPALDHSSFWEVLWIVGITDFILKFLFMGLKCLILLVPSFIMPFKSKGYWYMLLEELCQYYRTFVPIPVWFRYLISYGDFGNVTRWSLGILLALLYLILKLLDFFGHLRTFRRVLQIFFIRPSYGVAASKRQCADVDDICSICQAEFQKPVLLICQHIFCEECITLWFNREKTCPLCRIVISDHINKWKDGATSSHLQIY from the exons ATGCAAGCCAACTATAGCCCACTGCACAGTCCTCCAGGAGCTGCAGGCAGTGAAGATGCCTCAGCCTCCCAATGTGTCCATACAAGATTGACAGAAAGTTCTTGTCGTCATTCTGGAGATGTGCATATCCAGATAAACTCCATACCTAAAGAATGTGCTGAAAATCCAAGCTCCAGAAATACAAGGTCAGGTGTCCATAGCTGTACCCATGGATGTGTACACAGTCGCTCACGGATTCACTCCCATAACGAAGCAAGGCAGCCTGATGATACTGCCATGGAGTATGGAGATCATAATAGTAGCTCCTTCTCAGAATTCCGGTATCTCTTTAAGTGGCTGCAAAAAAGCCTTCCATATATTTTGATTCTGGGTGTCAAACTTGTTATGCAGCATATAACAG GAATTTCTGTTGGAATTGGGCTGCTTACAACTTTTATGTATGCAAACAAAAGCATTGTAAATCAGGTTTTTCTAAGA gaaaGGTGCTCAAAGATTCAATGTGCTTGGTTACTGGTATTCTTAGCAGgatcttctgttcttttatattaCACCTTTCATTCTCAGTCACTTTATTACAG cttaatttttttaaatcctgcttTGGACCATTCAAGCTTCTGGGAAGTACTTTGGATTGTTGGAATTACAGACTTCATTCTGAAATTCCTCTTCATGGGCTTAAAATGCCTTATTTTATTGGTGCCTTCTTTCATCATGCCTTTTAAATCCAAG gGTTACTGGTATATGCTTTTAGAAGAATTATGTCAGTATTACCGAACTTTTGTTCCCATACCAGTTTGGTTTCGTTACCTTATAAGCTATGGGGACTTTGGTAATGTAACTAGATGGAGTCTTGGGATATTGCTGGCTTTACTCTACCTCATACTGAAA cTTTTGGACTTTTTTGGACATCTAAGAACTTTCAGACgggttttgcaaatattttttatacgacca AGTTACGGAGTGGCTGCCAGCAAGAGACAATGTGCAGATGTGGATGATATTTGTTCAATATGTCAAGCTGAATTTCAAAAGCCAGTTCTTCTCATCTGTCag CATATATTTTGTGAAGAGTGCATTACCTTATGgtttaacagagagaaaacatgTCCACTGTGCAGAATTGTGATTTCAGACcatataaacaaatggaaagatggaGCTACTTCATCACACCTTCAAATATATTAA